The Pan paniscus chromosome 1, NHGRI_mPanPan1-v2.0_pri, whole genome shotgun sequence genome has a segment encoding these proteins:
- the MED8 gene encoding mediator of RNA polymerase II transcription subunit 8 isoform X1 has protein sequence MQREEKQLEASLDALLSQVADLKNSLGSFICKLENEYGRLTWPSVLDNFALLSGQLNTLNKVLKHEKTPLFRNQVIIPLVLSPDRDEDLMRQTEGRVPVFSHEVVPDHLRTKPDPEVEEQEKQLTTDAARIGADAAQKQIQSLNKMCSNLLEKISKEERESESGGLRPNKQTFNPTDTNALVAAVAFGKGLSNWRPSGSSGPGQAGQPGAGTILAGTSGLQQVQMAGAPSQQQPMLSGVQMAQAGQPGKMPSGIKTNIKSASMHPYQRG, from the exons ATGCAG agagaggagaagcagcttgAGGCATCATTAGATGCACTGCTGAGTCAAGTGGCTGATCTGAAGAACTCTCTGGGGAGTTTCATTTGCAAGTTGGAGAACGAGTATGGCCGGCTGACCTG GCCATCTGTCCTGGACAACTTTGCCTTGCTTTCTGGACAGCTGAACACTCTGAACAAGGTCTTGAAGCATGAAAAAACACCGCTGTTCCGTAACCAGGTCATCATTCCTCTGGTGTTGTCTCCAGACCGAGATGAAGATCTCATg CGGCAGACTGAAGGACGGGTGCCTGTTTTCAGCCATGAGGTAGTCCCTGACCATCTGAGAACCAAGCCTGACCCTGAAGTGGAAGAACAGGAGAAGCAACTGACGACAGATGCTGCCCGCATTGGTGCAGATGCAGCCCAG AAGCAGATCCAGAGCTTGAATAAAATGTGTTCAAACCTTCtggagaaaatcagcaaagaggaGCGAGAATCAGAGAGTGGAG GTCTCCGGCCGAACAAGCAGACCTTTAACCCTACAGACACTAATGCCTTGGTGGCAGCTGTTGCCTTTGGGAAAGGACTATCTAATTGGAGACCTTCAGGCAGCAGTGGTCCTGGCCAGGCAGGCCAGCCAGGAGCTGGGACGATCCTTGCAGGAACCTCAGGATTACAGCAGGTGCAGATGGCAGGAGCTCCAAGCCAGCAGCAGCCAATGCTCAGTGGGGTACAAATGGCTCAGGCAGGTCAACCAG GGAAAATGCCAAGTGGAATAAAAACCAACATCAAGTCGGCTTCCATGCATCCCTACCAGCG GGGTTGA
- the MED8 gene encoding mediator of RNA polymerase II transcription subunit 8 isoform X2: MQREEKQLEASLDALLSQVADLKNSLGSFICKLENEYGRLTWPSVLDNFALLSGQLNTLNKVLKHEKTPLFRNQVIIPLVLSPDRDEDLMRQTEGRVPVFSHEVVPDHLRTKPDPEVEEQEKQLTTDAARIGADAAQKQIQSLNKMCSNLLEKISKEERESESGGLRPNKQTFNPTDTNALVAAVAFGKGLSNWRPSGSSGPGQAGQPGAGTILAGTSGLQQVQMAGAPSQQQPMLSGVQMAQAGQPGKMPSGIKTNIKSASMHPYQR; the protein is encoded by the exons ATGCAG agagaggagaagcagcttgAGGCATCATTAGATGCACTGCTGAGTCAAGTGGCTGATCTGAAGAACTCTCTGGGGAGTTTCATTTGCAAGTTGGAGAACGAGTATGGCCGGCTGACCTG GCCATCTGTCCTGGACAACTTTGCCTTGCTTTCTGGACAGCTGAACACTCTGAACAAGGTCTTGAAGCATGAAAAAACACCGCTGTTCCGTAACCAGGTCATCATTCCTCTGGTGTTGTCTCCAGACCGAGATGAAGATCTCATg CGGCAGACTGAAGGACGGGTGCCTGTTTTCAGCCATGAGGTAGTCCCTGACCATCTGAGAACCAAGCCTGACCCTGAAGTGGAAGAACAGGAGAAGCAACTGACGACAGATGCTGCCCGCATTGGTGCAGATGCAGCCCAG AAGCAGATCCAGAGCTTGAATAAAATGTGTTCAAACCTTCtggagaaaatcagcaaagaggaGCGAGAATCAGAGAGTGGAG GTCTCCGGCCGAACAAGCAGACCTTTAACCCTACAGACACTAATGCCTTGGTGGCAGCTGTTGCCTTTGGGAAAGGACTATCTAATTGGAGACCTTCAGGCAGCAGTGGTCCTGGCCAGGCAGGCCAGCCAGGAGCTGGGACGATCCTTGCAGGAACCTCAGGATTACAGCAGGTGCAGATGGCAGGAGCTCCAAGCCAGCAGCAGCCAATGCTCAGTGGGGTACAAATGGCTCAGGCAGGTCAACCAG GGAAAATGCCAAGTGGAATAAAAACCAACATCAAGTCGGCTTCCATGCATCCCTACCAGCGGTGA